From one Gossypium hirsutum isolate 1008001.06 chromosome D08, Gossypium_hirsutum_v2.1, whole genome shotgun sequence genomic stretch:
- the LOC107931300 gene encoding IRK-interacting protein: MKNTVPSASPCSSKSLPPTPPPPYQSPLFTPTQECEREEQEEGTPSVTTDKGLTPKHLPTPLHDKTTRKPNARKRSESGGGDGDGSVSCNKCRPNSREKISVVPLDNNNGVNKHSFSMPSPNGIFKSIFHSLTRKSPKSTDMSTDREEQWKIAAAELSHKLIQATRKRDEALMEASRLKYSMAELEKKLNKLEVYCHDLKSGLDECNSNSPYRMGQTHNIHQVKKQDGVIGANEKVVQQLLASVSESRSSIRLLSRSLTMQLRHMGSKVYERISVLLQPYDMKISHSKNPKSLLLYLEALLNKAFFEDFESTGFQKNAVNQILNPIDRCEANYKSFNELQGLTWEEVLNKGTRHFSEEFSKFCDRKMNEIVAMLGWNRAWPEPLLQAFFGASKSVWLVHLLANSVHPGLPIFRVDKGVRFDSVYMEDMDGERAKKLVPSMVRIMITPGFYVYGNVVKCKVICRYSNNVDSSLIDKGLTSSSP, translated from the exons atgaaaaacacgGTTCCTTCAGCTTCTCCTTGTTCTTCCAAGTCCCTTCCTCCTACTCCTCCTCCACCTTACCAATCCCCTCTTTTCACTCCT ACTCAAGAATGTGAAAGGGAAGAACAAGAAGAAGGTACACCAAGTGTGACGACGGATAAAGGGCTGACGCCGAAGCACCTCCCAACACCCCTCCATGACAAAACCACTAGAAAACCCAACGCTAGGAAACGTTCGGAATCTGGTGGTGGTGATGGAGATGGCTCGGTTTCTTGCAACAAGTGTAGGCCAAATTCTAGGGAGAAGATCTCCGTGGTTCCTTTGGACAACAACAATGGAGTTAACAAGCATTCCTTTTCCATGCCAAGTCCTAATGGGATTTTCAAGTCCATTTTCCATTCTTTAACAAGGAAGAGTCCTAAATCAACTGATATGTCTACAGACAGAGAAGAACAATGGAAAATTGCTGCTGCTGAACTCTCACACAAGCTTATTCAAGCTACGAGGAAGAGAGATGAAGCATTAATGGAAGCTTCGAGGTTAAAATATTCCATGGCTGAACTTGAGAAGAAGCTTAACAAGCTTGAAGTATATTGCCACGATTTGAAGTCTGGTCTAGATGAATGTAACAGCAACTCTCCTTATAGAATGGGTCAAACTCATAATATTCATCAAGTGAAGAAACAAGATGGGGTCATTGGAGCTAATGAGAAAGTGGTTCAACAACTCTTGGCTTCTGTATCTGAATCCAGGTCTTCAATCAGGCTTTTAAGTAGATCACTCACCATGCAATTAAGGCACATGGGTAGCAAAGTTTATGAGAGAATATCTGTGCTTTTACAGCCTTATGATATGAAGATTTCTCACTCGAAAAACCCCAAAAGCCTTCTCCTTTACCTCGAAGCTTTGTTGAACAAAGCTTTCTTTGAAGATTTTGAATCAACCGGGTTTCAAAAGAACGCGGTGAACCAAATATTGAACCCCATTGATCGTTGTGAAGCTAATTACAAATCATTCAATGAATTACAAGGTCTAACATGGGAGGAAGTTCTGAATAAGGGAACAAGGCATTTCAGTGAGGAGTTCAGCAAGTTTTGTGACAGGAAAATGAATGAAATTGTGGCTATGTTGGGTTGGAACCGAGCTTGGCCTGAACCATTGCTACAAGCCTTTTTCGGTGCCTCAAAGAGTGTGTGGTTGGTTCACCTTTTGGCCAACTCGGTGCATCCTGGTTTACCAATCTTCAGGGTGGATAAAGGGGTAAGGTTTGATTCAGTATACATGGAGGACATGGATGGAGAAAGAGCCAAGAAATTGGTTCCAAGCATGGTACGGATCATGATCACACCAGGGTTCTATGTCTATGGCAATGTAGTCAAGTGCAAAGTCATTTGCAGGTACTCCAACAATGTGGATAGTAGTTTAATTGATAAGGGTTTAACCTCATCATCTCCTTAG